The following DNA comes from Macrobrachium rosenbergii isolate ZJJX-2024 chromosome 37, ASM4041242v1, whole genome shotgun sequence.
tgGAGACGAAAAAAGACACTTTAAAAAGTACATTATTTAGGTAGATTTCACTTACgataaaattaatgattattTAAAAGACTGAATTATGCTATATAAATACGTTTATCACATaacttcactttgtttggttttatgtacaacTGTGATGGCTTAGTTTACGATCTAATCTTATTTCTTATCTTTATGTCGGGATAATCCCACTTCTATAAAACAGTGCAGATAATCCCATCTCTATAAAACGGTCAAGATAATCCCACCCATATAAAACAGTCGATAATCCCACTTCTATAAAACTAGACATAGCAACATACGATTACCAAACTTAGTTGCTGTCAGGGCCAATGTTTGGGAAATTAATTAATGATTGTCTTTTCTGGCGTTACAAATGCGTGGGGAAGCAAGGTTTATTGTAGGGGGGACGCTCCCAAATCACCCCCTTCGTAAAACAACTTGGAGCAGCCTGCATTGTATGGCTCAAGGCCTACTAGACCCAGGCTTGGGTATTCACGCCGCCGAATACCCAATCCTGACGGCCTCCTGATAAGTGGGCAGGTCTGGGTCGTGGCGCCCCTCCTCTCCTTCGTCAGTATCACTCGCCACCAGAGTCACCACGCTCTGGAGATCCTGACCGCCCTCTGGAATAAGGGCTTCCTCCTCCATCCTGACGGAGGCGCTTGCTAACGTGTTAGGCTTATGATGGTGACTCTTGGGCTCCGTTGTCGTAGGGACGCTTCCGGACGCGGAGTCTCTCCCGCAGAAGTCGTACCCGAGCAACGCCGTCTCCCATTTCCGTTTGTCCCAGACTTGCTCTTCCGAAAGGGGCACAGGGCTCCCGCCGGAGCAGGAGCACTTGGCCAGGGAGGGTTTCTCTAGGTAGAGAACCTCGTAGGGCGGAGGCTCGGCCATGACCTTCTCGTACTTCGGGGGCGGGTCTGACTGCGCcgatctctgaaaaaaaaaaaaaccgccgcGTCAGGAGGTGAAATCAATGTATCGACAAAAAGACAGTGCAGAAATAGCCTTAATATTAATTAATGCTTGAGATGCGTTCGTTAAATCACGTAAGCAATCATATATATGGTGTTTGTTCGACTATAATTAGTTGTAGTCATGTTGGAGAAGGGTATAGGTCTAGCAGTTGCATTCTTAAAGACACTAACTGGAGTCTAGCACTTTCTGTTGGCGCCATATCTCACTAAgggaaaggtgtgtgtgtatatgtatatatatataaagttaggtGCGTTTATGTGTGTCAATACGAACACATACGAACCAGTCATCATAGGCCTAAGGAATTCCTAAACAAACGAATGATTattctaagcatttttagagata
Coding sequences within:
- the LOC136825364 gene encoding uncharacterized protein, which gives rise to MCMCVCECVCHATIVISSLSLSLSLNRPTDLAVFLTLVLSTNTSYCMSGSTMWLPCLRFVFVSLLALMPSVLSVVLLWYFEALDQGGPLVLMLLVPALGWYVIHMIRITQNHGQFAQRSAQSDPPPKYEKVMAEPPPYEVLYLEKPSLAKCSCSGGSPVPLSEEQVWDKRKWETALLGYDFCGRDSASGSVPTTTEPKSHHHKPNTLASASVRMEEEALIPEGGQDLQSVVTLVASDTDEGEEGRHDPDLPTYQEAVRIGYSAA